A window of Akkermansiaceae bacterium genomic DNA:
CAGGATCAATCTCGCCCTTGGCGGCCTTGGTGGCAAGGGTCCGCGCGGCATGGGTGATTTCCTCCCGCGAGCCATAGGAAAGCGCCAGGATCAGGTTGAGGCCGGTGTTGTTTTTGGTGTGCTCGATGGCGTTTTCAATCTGCTTGCGGCACTTGGCGGGCAGCTTGTCGTGTCGGCCGATGGTGTGGAAGCGGACATTCTGTTTGAGTAACTCGGGAAGCTTTTCGCGTAGAAACCGCTCCAAGAGCTTCATCAGCGCATCGACCTCCTTTTTGGGTCGACTCCAGTTTTCTGAGGAAAAGGCGTACAGGGTCAGGTAATCGACGCCGAGCTGACGGCAGGTTTCCACGGCTTCACGGACGGCTTCCGCGCCTGCGCGATGACCCTCGGCCCGGGGAAGACCCCGCGCGTTTGCCCAGCGTCCATTGCCATCCATGATGATGGCAATATGACTTGGTCTGTCATTGGTAGCTTGCATGCCTGAGATAAATTACAGCGACATTCTGTAGCCACTTTGGCGAGGGTGCAAGTCCAGAGGGTGGCAGCGATTTGATTTGTCAGGAAAAAATTCTGCGCCGTTTCGGTGGTTTGATCATCGAGGCAATGATCAGTCCGGCAATGGTCCATGCGATCAACGGGTCGAGCACCTGGGCAAGGGTATGGGTATCAGGGAGTTCAAACCAGTTCCAGGTCGGCAGGGCTACGGTGGTACCGGCAAACAGGCCCATGGCCGGTCCGACGCTGGCCCGGGAGATGTAGCGGGTGGCGCGTATCCTATGAATGGCGATTGTGATAATCAACGCCCCTGCGAGCTGGATGCAGAACGAGCCGATCAGGGCCGTGGTTTCACTCCAAGGGGCGGCCAGCTTACCCGGCCGAACGACGGCATAGACAAAGGGGCCGTCGGTGATGGCTTTGGGGTCGGGTTTGCCATCCACCTGTTTGGGCAGGACATAGAGGCCGTGGGCGGGCGCGTTTTCCGTGATCACTTTGGCGACGGCGGCATCGTCCTTGAAGTCAGCCATCTGGTGCCAGGGCAGTAAAACCCAGGAAACAAAACCCCAGGCAAAGGCAGCAACGGCGCCGGCGAGTGTAGCGGTGAGAATACGTTTCATTGGTTTAATTCCACTCTGTCGCTTCAAGTTTGAAGTTTCAAGTTTGAAGTGAATGGGTTATGCCATGGGCCATGCTCAACGTTGTTCTGGTGGCTCCTGAAATCCCGCATAATACCGGGGCGGCGGGACGTCTGTGCCTGGCCACGGGCACCAGGCTGCATCTGGTCAAACCTCTCGGGTTTTCGCTCGACGACCGGCAGGTCAAACGGGTTGGGCTCGACTACTGGAAGGATGTCGATGTGGTGGTGTGGGAAAACTGGGCCGCGTTTACCGACTCGGTGGAGGCAGGCGCCGGGGTCTATTTCCTGACCACCAAAACCACCCAGCCGCACTGGCAGGTGAGGTTTGAGGACGGCGACTACCTTGTATTTGGTTCGGAAACCAAGGGGCTGCCGGAGAGTCTGTTAGCACGGCATCCCGACCAGTGTCTGACCATCCCGATGAAACAAGGCTCGACTCGAAGCTTGAACCTATCCACATCCGTCGGCATCGTGCTTTATGAAGCTGTTAGGCAGCTG
This region includes:
- a CDS encoding isoprenyl transferase, which gives rise to MQATNDRPSHIAIIMDGNGRWANARGLPRAEGHRAGAEAVREAVETCRQLGVDYLTLYAFSSENWSRPKKEVDALMKLLERFLREKLPELLKQNVRFHTIGRHDKLPAKCRKQIENAIEHTKNNTGLNLILALSYGSREEITHAARTLATKAAKGEIDPADITKELFAKHLYTSEFPDPDLLIRTSGELRISNFLLWQISYAEIVISQKNWPDFRNADLREAVEEYARRHRRFGTV
- a CDS encoding tRNA (cytidine(34)-2'-O)-methyltransferase encodes the protein MLNVVLVAPEIPHNTGAAGRLCLATGTRLHLVKPLGFSLDDRQVKRVGLDYWKDVDVVVWENWAAFTDSVEAGAGVYFLTTKTTQPHWQVRFEDGDYLVFGSETKGLPESLLARHPDQCLTIPMKQGSTRSLNLSTSVGIVLYEAVRQLAV